From a single Nicotiana tabacum cultivar K326 chromosome 8, ASM71507v2, whole genome shotgun sequence genomic region:
- the LOC107826887 gene encoding uncharacterized protein LOC107826887: MEMLRQIQLNIPLMDALREMPGYAKMIKDLMSWKFDFHDLSTITLTQTCNTVVTRPMAQKMSDPGSFTIPCTIGTYTFSKALCDLGASINLMSLAVYTKLGIGRARPTLMLLQLAVRTVKRPTRILDDVLVKVGKFVFPVDFVILDCQVDEEIPIILGRPFLSTGRALIDCETMELKMRLNDEEVIFNVQQSMRRPSEYVNCSLVEAVEVILQEEDVTLTTKDPLEACLINLEEMDGEGLAEWVMALEGQGFWKREPQFESLELEKRATPLAKPSVDEPPKLELKPLPAHLRYIFLGPDSTFPVIISSDLLDV; the protein is encoded by the coding sequence ATGGAGATGCTGCGTCAAATTCAGTTGAATATTCCTTTGATGGATGCCTTGAGGGAGATGCCAGGTTATGCAAAGATGATAAAAGACCTAATGTCATGGAAGTTTGATTTTCATGATCTATCCACAATAACTCTGACGCAGACCTGCAACACAGTAGTGACCAGACCGATGGCTCAAAAGATGTCCGACCCAGGTAGCTTCACTATTCCGTGCACGATTGGGACTTACACCTTTTCAAAggcattatgtgatttgggagccaGCATAAATTTGATGTCTCTGGCTGTATACACCAAACTgggcattggcagagctagaccgACTTTGATGCTGCTGCAGCTGGCTGTCCGCACGGTTAAAAGACCTACTAGGATTCTTGATGATGTATTGGTGAAAGTGGGGAAGTTTGTGTTCCCTGTAGACTttgttattctggattgtcagGTAGATGAGGAGATACCTATCATTTTAGGTAGGCCATTTTTGTCCACTGGGAGAGCCCTGATCGATTGTGAGACTATGGAATTAAAAATGAGACTGAACGATGAAGAAGTCATATTCAATGTTCAGCAATCTATGAGGAGACCCAGTGAATATGTGAATTGCTCTCTGGTGGAGGCAGTGGAGGTGATCCTGCAAGAAGAGGATGTGACCCTGACTACTAAAGATCCATTAGAGGCATGTCTGAtaaatttagaagaaatggatggtgaaGGGTTGGCTGAGTGGGTCATGGCACTTGAAGGCCAAGGATTTTGGAaaagggaacctcagttcgagTCCCTTGAGTTAGAAAAAAGGGCTACACCTCTAGCAAAACCATCGGTAGATGAACCACCCAAGTTGGAGCTAAAGCCACTCCCAGCTCACCTCAGGTACATTTTCTTAGGCCCTGATTCTACGTTTCCTGTTATTATATCATCCGATTTGTTAGATGTGTAG